From one Colletotrichum destructivum chromosome 3, complete sequence genomic stretch:
- a CDS encoding Putative epoxide hydrolase, alpha/Beta hydrolase: MAQAFGKLPGGVLKTPEEFTLRVPDQDLEEFKQLLKLSKIGPETWYNKQEDGRFGVTREWLINAKDAWLKYDWRKQEDRINSFPNFKSKVENADLGTLDIHFTALFSNKKDAVPVIFMHGWPGSFLEFLPMLDLLVSKYTPDTLPYHVIVPSLPGYGLSADSVPLDTETTVESVTASLHQLMLDMGFGGGYAAQGGDVGSFTARLLSGYKECKAFHVNMLFPEERDIAGGTDGLSPQDLERLQRGRAWGSTGNGYAVEHGTRPATIGLVLSASPLALLAWIGEKYLEWVDARYPLQLETILELVGLYWFTSTFPRSLYPYRPLAEGLASGKPMPIPTSKETPFGYSAFHSEISYMPKQWAEKSYPNLKFYRKQDKGGHFAALEQPETFLQDIEDFLASVQVVSS, translated from the exons ATGGCGCAAGCGTTTGGCAAACTCCCCGGCGGAGTTCTCAAGACGCCCGAGGAGTTCACTCTTCGTGTCCCGGACCAGGACCTGGAGGAGTTCAAGCAGCTGTTAAAGCTGTCCAAGATTGGCCCCGAGACGTGGTACAACAAGCAGGAGGATGGCCGCTTTGGCGTCACCCGCGAATGGCTCATCAACGCGAAAGACGCCTGGCTGAAGTACGACTGGAGAAAGCAGGAAGACCGCATCAACTCATTCCCCAACTTCAAGTCCAAGGTCGAGAACGCGGACCTGGGCACCCTGGacatccacttcaccgcGCTCTTCTCGAACAAGAAAGACGCGGTCCCTGTCATCTTCATGCACGGCTGGCCTGGTTCGTTTCTTGAGTTCCTCCCGATGCTCGACTTGCTCGTGAGCAAGTATACCCCCGACACCCTGCCGTACCACGTCATCGTGCCCTCACTGCCTGGGTACGGACTTTCGGCGGACTCGGTTCCCTTGGACACGGAGACGACTGTGGAGTCCGTGACCGCTTCTCTCCATCAGCTGATGCTGGACATGGGATTCGGCGGAGGTTACGCCGCGCAAGGTGGCGATGTCGGGAGCTTCACGGCCAGACTCTTGTCCGGGTACAAGGAATGTAAAGCGTTCCATG TGAACATGCTCTTCCCTGAAGAGCGAGACATAGCCGGCGGCACCGACGGGCTGTCGCCTCAAGATCTGGAGCGATTGCAGAGGGGGCGGGCCTGGGGCTCAACCGGGAACGGGTACGCGGTGGAACAcgggacgaggccggcgaccatTGGATTAGTCCTGTCTGCCAGCCCGCTCGCGCTGCTGGCTTG GATCGGAGAGAAGTACTTGGAGTGGGTAGACGCACGTTACCCTCTTCAGCTGGAGACCATTCTCGAGTTGGTCGGCTTGTACTGGTTCACGTCCACATTCCCGAGGAGCCTCTACCCGTACCGGCCATTGGCAGAAGGCTTGGCCTCTGGGAAGCCTATGCCGATTCCCACTTCGAAAGAAACCCCATTCGGATACTCGGCCTTTCACAGCGAGATTAGCTACATGCCGAAGCAATGGGCAGAGAAGTCTTACCCGAATCTCAAGTTTTATCGAAAGCAAGACAAG GGCGGTCACTTTGCTGCACTTGAGCAGCCGGAGACATTCTTGCAGGATATCGAGGATTTCCTCGCATCGGTACAGGTCGTGTCTAGTTAA
- a CDS encoding Putative glucosamine-6-phosphate isomerase, glucosamine/galactosamine-6-phosphate isomerase, which yields MRLIIRPDSRSASAHVAHYILDRIRTFQPTPEKPFVLGLPTGSSPIQIYEILVAEYKAGRISFENVITFNMDEYVGLPQTHPESYHSFMFRHFFSHVDIKPENVHILNGNAPDLDAECATYEDRIRAVGGIDLFLGGVGPDGHIAFNEPGSSLASRTRVKTLAMDTIRANARFFGGDLQKVPQMALTVGVQTVMEAREVVIIVNGANKSIALQKAIEGGVNHMWTLSCLQLHPYSMIVADEDATLELQVKTVKYFKSIEKVGLGKGFEQKLPLRLRTVSLVSPPQTPADSKAAFDEDHLVELTPDSMSSRIATWPVI from the exons ATGAGACTCATCATTAGACCCGACAGCAGGTCGGCATCAGCTCATGTGGCCCATTATATTCTAG ATCGCATAAGGACATTCCAACCAACGCCAGAGAAGCCGTTTGTTCTTGGACTTCCTACGGGTAGCAGTCCCATCCAGATCTACGAAATCCTTGTTGCAGAATACAAAGCCGGCCGCATCTCATTCGAAAATGTCATTACCTTTAACATG GATGAGTATGTCGGACTGCCTCAGACACACCCGGAGTCCTACCACAGCTTCATGTTCCGCCACTTCTTCTCGCACGTGGACATCAAGCCCGAAAACGTACACATCCTCAACGGCAACGCGCCTGACCTGGACGCCGAGTGCGCTACGTACGAGGACCGGATTCGGGCCGTTGGCGGTATCGATCTCTTCCTCGGTGGCGTCGGCCCGGACGGCCATATCGCCTTCAACGAGCCGGGTTCGAGTTTGGCATCCCGAACTAGAGTGAAGACGCTGGCGATGGACACGATACGCGCCAACGCCcgcttcttcggcggcgacctgcaGAAGGTGCCGCAGATGGCGCTCACTGTCGGCGTTCAGACCGTCATGGAG GCGAGAGAAGTGGTCATCATTGTGAATGGTGCAAACAAGTCTATTGCTCTTCAGAAAGCgatcgagggcggcgtcaaTCACATGTGGACGCTGTCGTGTCTCCAACTCCACCCTTACTCGATGATTgtcgcggacgaggacgcgacGCTGGAGTTGCAGGTCAAGACTGTCAAG TATTTCAAGAGCATCGAAAAGGTCGGACTTGGTAAGGGATTCGAGCAAAAGCTCCCCTTGAGACTGAGGACTGTGTCGCTTGTCAGCCCTCCTCAGACGCCGGCCGACAGCAAGGCGGCATTTGACGAAGATCATCTCGTGGAGCTGACTCCGGACAGCATGTCGTCTCGCATTGCGACGTGGCCCGTTATATGA
- a CDS encoding Putative hexokinase, ATPase, nucleotide binding domain-containing protein → MSVTDFDKDRASGLLAQARRIAHDFDFPAEDVRRATLHFLRQLNEGLQQDGTSLCQIPSFVTNLPNGSEKGVCMAIDLGGTNLRVCSVNLNGDSTYSLTQSKAVIPRHLMTAPTYRDLFRFIALQTKAFLAEHHPSDLEAWSRVLKEGSVTDEERQKHCKSLGFTFSFTFDQHAINKGTLLYWTKSFDIADAVGRDPCAMLQEALDEQQLPLLVTALANDTVGTLAARAYTSPGRSGNVVGAIFGTGTNGAYMERVSRITKLHSRKEFRNSGPGAVMALNTEWGGFDSKLEVLPTTKYDRELDRDSVNPDDQHFEKRVSGMYLGEILRRILLDLIQSRPSLFELKISETSLIHVPDSIDSSLLSSVVKDETLDLEHARHEIARVLGAAHVSTGDARAIKILSEAIGRRSARLSSVAIAGVALQSGALGPRAVEQPLAPSWNLGINILTPILYGVQSLWKLLASWLHVKIRVTVPKGVNASSFGNSGDLRPTGFIGEGEVVDIGVDGSLIEHFPDFELHIREALRGIPELGGRGDEMIRIGMARDGSGVGAALIAWAARSQ, encoded by the exons ATGTCTGTTACCGATTTCGACAAAGACCGGGCCTCAGGATTATTAGCCCAAGCCCGGAGAATCGCCCATGACTTTGACTTCCCAGCTGAGGACGTCCGACGCGCAACACTGCACTTCTTGAGGCAGCTTA ATGAGGGACTCCAGCAAGATGGCACCTCACTATGTCAGATACCATCTTTTGTGACGAACCTCCCCAATGGCTCTGAGAAGGGAGTCTGTATGGCCATCGACCTCGGTGGGACCAACCTGCGAGTGTGCTCCGTCAACTTGAACGGGGATTCTACATACTCTCTCACCCAGTCCAAGGCGGTTATCCCAAGACATCTCATGACCGCACCTACCTACAGAGATCTGTTCAGGTTTATTGCCTTACAGACCAAGGCATTCTTGGCGGAACACCATCCCTCAGACTTGGAGGCATGGTCCCGTGTGCTGAAGGAGGGCAGTGTCACGGATGAGGAACGACAGAAGCACTGTAAAAGCCTGGGCTTCACCTTCAGTTTCACATTCGACCAACACGCCATCAACAAGGGAACGCTGCTCTACTGGACAAAGTCGttcgacatcgccgacgcgGTGGGCCGCGACCCCTGCGCGATGCTGCAAGAAGCCCTCGACGAACAGcagctgccgctgctggtCACCGCTCTCGCGAACGACACCGTCGGCACCCTGGCGGCCCGGGCCTACACGTCACCGGGGCGGTccggcaacgtcgtcggcgcgaTCTTCGGCACAGGAACCAATGGCGCGTACATGGAGCGCGTCTCCCGCATCACGAAACTGCACTCCAGAAAGGAGTTCCGCAACTCGGGGCCGGGTGCGGTGATGGCGCTGAACACGGAGTGGGGCGGCTTCGACAGCAAGCTCGAGGTGCTGCCGACGACAAAGTATGACCGTGAGCTGGATCGGGACTCTGTCAACCCGGACGACCAGCACTTCGAGAAGAGAGTGTCTGGCATGTATCTGGGCGAGATACTGAGGCGGATTCTCCTGGACTTGATCCAATCACGTCCGAGTCTTTTCGAACTCAAGATCTCCGAAACTTCTCTGATTCACGTGCCCGACAGCATCGACAGCTCACTCCTGTCTTCGGTTGTGAAGGACGAGACACTGGATCTGGAGCACGCACGGCACGAAATAGCAAGAGTCCTCGGCGCAGCCCATGTATCAACAGGCGACGCAAGAGCAATCAAGATTTTGTCCGAAGCCATTGGTCGGCGGTCGGCAAGGCTGTCCTCTGTCGCCATTGCCGGAGTGGCCCTTCAGTCCGGCGCCCTTGGGCCAAGAGCAGTTGAACAGCCTCTCGCACCGTCGTGGAACCTGGGCATCAACATTCTGACGCCCATTCTCTACGGTGTCCAGAGTCTCTGGAAACTCCTTGCGAGCTGGCTTCATGTCAAGATCCGAGTCACCGTTCCCAAAGGGGTAAACGCGAGCTCTTTTGGCAACTCGGGGGATCTACGTCCTACAGGGTTCattggcgagggcgaggttgtcgacatcggcgtcgatggATCCTTGATCGAGCATTTCCCCGACTTCGAGCTGCATATTCGAGAGGCTCTGAGAGGGATCCCCGAGCTTGGCGGACGTGGAGATGAGATGATCAGAATAGGGATGGCCAGAGATGGGAGCGGCGTCGGGGCTGCGCTGATTGCATGGGCGGCGAGATCGCAGTGA
- a CDS encoding putative O-methyltransferase UstE: MTDRGEGWNARLGVNTNEIPTSQHLPNATSGAEQDRYGGWFGGRVADKAGEKMNQAAETVKENLPRGAGAEQERVAGWFGDKADKAARKFDQAAEKVKENIPRGAGAEQDRYEGWFGGDKLPSVNEFSERLPHVSGAEQDRYNRWFGGDKGPSGTWVREHLPQASGAEQDRYASHWEGAADKLTDKIKEKLPRGTAAEQEHVAGWFGDKADKAARKFDQAAEKVKENIPRGAGAEQERFGGWFGGDKLPSASQAADHLPKASGAEQDRFGSHFEGKAPSADRIYRKLPRVSGAEQDRYSSHFSLHPSNPVNTATTTTLGLLQNAVLPSFGLHAGLSTVAYAVARYTDRAEAKDWLWPSGQVANAWWTAIGARVVHDGLSVPAAWNSLGYTQKLLLSGVSAWGVRLFYRVASRSVKRGKDDARYVAAKKRDPKFWDKAFFTMFLPEAALQALIALPFTLPFRAPLTCAASSPFTDYPETFHSLAVFLFTAGFALETLADTQLEDHSRKSKELNREGVWSIVRHPNYLGDALCHLSFPVLLYSAGMLHPLAALGPVFNYFILRYLGGDKENEASQEERYAKENPLKFQQLQEYKRDKNSFWPSLSEYDNKWVLTVAAVGAVGVVVERGLLAYFRG, encoded by the exons ATGACCGATCGTGGAGAGGGCTGGAACGCCCGTCTGGGCGTGAACACGAACGAAATACCGACATCCCAACACCTGCCCAACGCGACGTCGGGCGCAGAACAAGACCGGTACGGCGGCTGGTTTGGCGGAAGggtcgccgacaaggccggcgagaagaTGAACCAGGCCGCTGAGACTGTCAAGGAGAACCTCCCtcgcggcgccggtgccgaacAAGAACGCGTCGCCGGCTGGTTTGgcgacaaggccgacaagGCGGCCCGCAAATTCgaccaggccgccgagaaggtcaaggagaaCATCCCGcgtggcgctggcgctgaaCAGGATCGCTACGAGGGCTggttcggcggcgacaagctGCCTTCCGTCAACGAGTTCAGCGAGAGGCTGCCGCACGTCTCGGGCGCCGAACAGGACCGGTATAACCGCTggttcggcggcgacaagggGCCTTCGGGCACCTGGGTCCGAGAACACCTCCCGCAGGCCTCGGGTGCTGAGCAGGACCGCTACGCCTCCCATTGGGAGGGCGCCGCGGACAAGCTCAccgacaagatcaaggagaagctcccGCGCGGCACCGCTGCCGAGCAGGAGCACGTCGCCGGCTGGTtcggcgacaaggccgacaagGCGGCCCGCAAGTTCgaccaggccgccgagaaggtcaaggagaaTATCCcgcgcggcgccggcgccgagcaggagcGTTTCGGCGGCTggttcggcggcgacaagctgccgtcggcctcgcaGGCGGCGGACCATCTGCCCAAGGCCTCCGGAGCCGAGCAGGACCGCTTCGGATCCCACTTCGAGGGCaaggcgccgtcggcggacCGCATCTACAGAAAGCTCCCTAGGGTCTCGGGCGCCGAGCAGGATCGGTACAGCTCCCACTTCAGCCTTCACCCGAGCAACCCCGTCAacacggcgacgacgacgacgctcgGACTCCTCCAGAACGCCGTCCTTCCCTCTTTCGGCCTCCACGCCGGCCTCAGCACCGTCGCGTACGCCGTCGCTCGGTACACCGACAGAGCCGAGGCAAAGGACTGGCTGTGGCCTTCGGGCCAGGTCGCCAACGCCTGGTGGACGGCCATCGGCGCCCGCGTCGTCCACGACGGCCTCTCGGTCCCGGCGGCCTGGAACTCGCTCGGCTACACCCAGAAGCTGCTCCTCTCGGGCGTCAGCGCCTGGGGCGTGCGCCTCTTCTACCGCGTCGCCTCCCGCAGCGTGAAGCGCGGCAAGGATGACGCCCGCTACgtggccgccaagaagagGGACCCCAAGTTCTGGGACAAGGCCTTCTTCACCATGTTCTTGCCCGAGGCCGCGCTGCAGGCCCTGATCGCCCTGCCCTTCACCCTGCCCTTCCGCGCGCCCCTCACCTGCGCCGCCAGCTCGCCCTTCACCGACTACCCCGAGACCTTCCACAGCCTGGCCGTCTTCCTGTTCACCGCCGGCTTCGCCCTTGAGACCCTCGCCGATACCCAGCTGGAGGACCACTCCCGCAAGAGCAAGGAGCTCAACCGCGAAGGCGTCTGGAGCATCGTCCGCCACCCTAA ctacctcggcgacgccctctGCCACCTCTCCTTCCCCGTCCTCCTCTACAGCGCCGGCATGCTGCACCCGCTCGCCGCCCTAGGCCCTGTCTTCAACTACTTCATCCTCCGCTACCTCGGAggcgacaaggagaacgaggcCAGCCAGGAGGAGCGCTACGCAAAGGAGAACCCGCTCAAGTTCCAGCAGTTGCAGGAGTACAAGCGCGACAAGAACAGCTTCTGGCCCAGCCTCAGCGAGTACGACAACAAGTGGGTGTTGACcgtcgcggccgtcggcgccgtcggcgttgttGTCGAGAGGGGCCTGTTGGCCTACTTCCGGGGTTGA
- a CDS encoding Putative amino acid/polyamine transporter I, with the protein MADVKAPTDISSSPRRSVDAAPEKSLDADELRLAQMGHTQELKRHFSTLSLIGLASTTTISWTGLGLGLITEINAGGPGAVIYGFILVTLLQCFLGASLAEFVSSYPTEGGMYHWIAAVAPRRMTGVLSFFTGWFSVLGWIFTTASTNLIYAQVLMALIAVYHGDLEIQAWQTFIVYQGLNLITAGIVMFGNKIIPGLNKFSLFYLQIGWLAVMVTVAACAPTHRDPEFVFRTWINNTGWENQVVCFITGLVNPLYSLGGLDGVTHITEEMPNPSRNAPLAIAITLCIAFVTGITYLITLMFSIQDFDALSTTNTGLPLAELFRQVTQGAGGAFGLTFILFVALGPCVVSSQLSTGRVFWAFSRDGAMPFSRVWSRVHSKWQVPMNSQLAVTAIVAALGCLYLGSSTAFNSLLGTAVTINNISYMFPILTNLLTRRKNMHHGVFHMGPTLGPIVNSVTVCWLTFAIVFFSFPYVKPVEPANMNYTCVVVGGLTVLVGAWWLKAGSKYSEKMLQAKEE; encoded by the exons ATGGCAGACGTCAAGGCGCCCACAGACAtctcgtcgagcccgaggcgGAGCGTTGACGCCGCCCCGGAGAagagcctcgacgccgatgagctCCGTCTGGCCCAGATGG GCCACACGCAGGAGCTCAAGCGGCACTTCAGCACGCTCAgcctcatcggcctcgcgtcgacgacgaccatctcCTGGAccggtctcggcctcggtctcaTCACGGAGATCAACGCCGGCGGGCCGGGTGCCGTCATCTACGGCTTCATCCTCGTCACGCTGCTTCAGtgcttcctcggcgcctcgTTAGCCGAGTTCGTGTCGTCGTACCCgaccgagggcggcatgTACCACTGGATCGCCGCCGTGGCGCCCAGGCGCATGACGGGCGTGCTGAGCTTCTTCACCGGCTGGTTCAGCGTACTCGGCT GGATCTTCacgaccgcctcgacgaaCCTCATCTACGCCCAGGTCCTGATggccctcatcgccgtctaCCATGGCGACCTCGAGATCCAGGCGTGGCAGACCTTTATCGTCTACCAGGGTCTGAACCTTATCACGGCTGGTATTGTCATGTTCGGCAACAAGATCATCCCCGGCCTTAACAAGTTCTCGCTCTTCTACCTGCAGATCGGCTGGCTCGCCGTCAtggtcaccgtcgccgcctgcgcGCCCACCCACCGCGACCCGGAGTTCGTCTTCCGCACCTGGATCAACAACACGGGTTGGGAGAACCAGGTCGTCTGCTTCATCACGGGGCTCGTCAACCCGTTGTACAGTCTCGGCGGTCTTGACGGGGTGACGCACATCACGGAGGAGATGCCTAAC CCCTCGCGGAACGCccccctcgccatcgccatcacgCTCTGCATTGCCTTCGTCACGGGCATCACGTACCTCATCACCCTCATGTTCTCCATCCAGGACTTCGACGCCCTGTCCACGACCAACACCGGCCTGCCGCTCGCCGAGCTGTTCCGCCAGGTCACgcagggcgccggcggggccTTCGGTCTGaccttcatcctcttcgtcgccctggGCCCCTGCGTCGTGAGCTCGCAGCTGAGCACCGGAAGAGTCTTCTGGGCCTTTTCGAGAGACGGCGCTATGCCCTTCTCCAGAGT ATGGTCGAGAGTCCACTCCAAGTGGCAGGTCCCCATGAACTCCCAActcgccgtcaccgccatcGTGGCGGCGCTGGGCTGCCTCTACCTCGGCTCCTCAACGGCCTTCAACTCGctcctcggcaccgccgtcaccatcaaCAATATCTCATACATGTTCCCGATCCTCACGAACCTCCTTACCCGGCGCAAGAACATGCATCATGGCGTCTTTCACATGGGCCCCACACTCGGTCCCATCGTCAACAGCGTCACCGTGTGCTGGCTGACCTTCGCtatcgtcttcttctccttcccctACGTCAAGCCCGTCGAGCCCGCCAACATGAACTACACGTGCGTCGTGGTTGGCGGCCTCACGGTCCTGGTTGGAGCCTGGTGGCTCAAGGCCGGATCGAAGTATAGCGAGAAGATGCTCCAGGCGAAGGAAGAGTAA
- a CDS encoding Putative alginate lyase domain-containing protein, producing MKLSVFYGHLFALLGPLLFVSQASAKCSTFKHPGLLHTTEDFNRITGFLDANKEPWTTGLDKLAARANAGYTPSPKEVVCRGGPGRECIPQNYASLFRDAAAAYTNAVYWRLTGDEAHANASARILDAWSGTIQRIHGPSDRYLASGIYGYQLANAAEILRGWAAWDGLPAVIEMLESVFYPMNHDFLVNHNGAVIEHYWANWDLANMCTMQAIGILSDNRTMYNEAVDYFKHGAGNGAIEKAVWKLHTEPGTNKTLGQGQEAGRDQGHSLLDFALLGVFAQQSYNQGDDLFSYLNNRVLAGKTHPTTSSEYVAKYNLGHDVPFANFTNSHGTATAISAAGRGELRPMWELLYAHYGVIKGLNASWTEEMRDYTVKEARGLEGGGGDYGPNSGGYDQLGFGTLLYRLE from the exons atgAAGCTCAGCGTCTTCTACGGCCACCTCTTTGCCCTCTTGGGACCCCTCTTATTCGTCTCACAAGCGAGCGCAAAGTGTTCGACTTTCAAACATCCAGGACTGCTACACACGACCGAGGATTTCAACCGTATCACGGGATTCCTCGACGCCAACAAGGAACCATGGACCACCGGCCTCGACAAACTCGCGGCTCGCGCCAACGCTGGCTACACCCCGAGTCCCAAGGAGGTCGTTTGCCGCGGCGGCCCGGGCCGTGAGTGCATACCGCAGAACTACGCCTCCCTCTTCCgcgacgcggccgccgcctacaCCAACGCCGTCTACTGGAGGCTcacgggcgacgaggcgcATGCCAACGCCTCCGCCAGGATCCTCGACGCCTGGAGCGGCACGATCCAGCGCATCCACGGGCCCTCGGACAGGTACCTCGCCAGCGGCATCTACGGATACCAGCTCGCCAACGCGGCCGAGATCCTCCGGGGGTGGGCCGCGTGGGACGGGCTGCCGGCCGTGATCGAGATGCTCGAGAGCGTCTTCTACCCGATGAACCACgacttcctcgtcaaccacaacggcgccgtcatcgaaCACTACTGGGCCAACTGGGACCTGGCCAACATGTGCACGATGCAGGCCATCGGCATCCTCTCGGACAACAGGACCATGTACAACGAAGCGGTCGACTACTTCAAGCACGGGGCGGGCAACGGGgccatcgagaaggccgtctGGAAGCTGCACACGGAGCCGGGAACGAACAAGACgctcggccagggccaggAGGCAGGGCGCGATCAGGGCCACTCCCTGTTGGACtttgccctcctcggcgtctttGCCCAGCAGTCGTACAACCAGGGCGACGACTTGTTCTCCTACCTCAACAACAGGGTTCTCGCGGG GAAAACCCACCCCACCACCAGCTCGGAGTACGTCGCAAAGTACAACCTTGGACACGACGTCCCCTTTGCGAACTTCACCAACAGCCACGGCACTGCGACGGCCATCAGCGCGGCCGGGCGGGGAGAACTCCGGCCTATGTGGGAGCTGCTTTACGCCCACTATGGCGTCATCAAGGGGCTGAACGCTTCCTGGACCGAGGAGATGCGCGATTATACGGTGAAGGAAGCCAGAGGCCTGGAGGGTGGTGGCGGAGACTACGGCCCGAACAGCGGCGGGTACGACCAGCTGGGATTCGGGACTCTCCTGTACAGGCTCGAATGA
- a CDS encoding Putative zn(2)Cys(6) fungal-type DNA-binding domain-containing protein, with amino-acid sequence MSIQQGRDKVSAGLETEESSGPSKARKACVNCRKQKMKCRIENGSTCRRCLRAGVPCVFVPRANSASHRESISLASLLQANEQSPLLKRSVFLRLKRLEEHLGLPPLDDAEEAESPASPDLMTLEPETPGDSSLGALWNAVAILRRSCASNISSNIWDKPLIKRLWLSFHETMPGLHFLPTKQTFSSPRPLMLASMLYCSSIRGPPEVAVLAPDYFAVLCAAISQLCMPQSEVGRAPEDQASAEEWAFQTVLGIILAGLLREAVVRETGVWISLAYRLILEHCPSNTDERSREWRRLFSGLQIVDLEHASIHLSCPVIPIEAPLPRLKIPMQDQLYRLSRMMHTGLTHFTGRGLPTIWSCFEGEPSVVAQMSSVSFSGVDGAVIRDWARQLDDWLVEFSDKDFDSEHEKKLVFRQYILHRLLVLSIYHPARGCNLFSNTTPKEQHELLVSARAAVKLQMCDSSIWSNWDLVMITWAALIVLQGVDGGVGEPDDLENVNIHLQKLKEMHEPKPSLRGILASRLDQKLQGLHTPASGDAEGFEQEIRNLDNSWYIFDQASLQAGYNLWSYETQGG; translated from the exons ATGTCGATTCAACAAGGGAGGGACAAGGTGTCGGCAGGgctggagacggaggagtCGTCGGGTCCGAGCAAGGCCCGGAAGGCGTGCG TCAACTGCAGGAAGCAAAAG ATGAAGTGCAGGATCGAGAACGGATCCACGTGCCGAAGATGCTTACGAGCAGGAGTTCCCTGCGTCTTTGTTCCTCGAGCCAAC TCGGCATCCCATCGTGAAAGCATCTCGCTTGCATCCCTCCTCCAGGCAAACGAGCAGAGTCCCTTGCTGAAAAGGTCCGTCTTCCTCCGCCTGAAACGGCTCGAGGAACACTTGGGGCTGCCGCCGCTTGACGACGCTGAAGAGGCCGAGTCGCCCGCATCCCCGGACTTGATGACGCTCGAGCCCGAGACGCCCGGGGACAGCTCACTCGGCGCCCTGTGGAACGCGGTCGCCATCCTCAGGAGAAGCTGCGCTTCCAACATCAGCTCAAACATCTGGGATAAACCCCTGATCAAGCGGCTATGGCTCTC CTTCCACGAGACCATGCCGGGGCTACACTTTCTACCGACGAAACagaccttctcctcgccgcggccgctgATGTTGGCCTCCATGCTCTACTGCTCGAGCATCCGCGGCCCgcccgaggtcgccgtcttGGCGCCGGACTACTTCGCCGTCCTGTGCGCCGCCATTTCCCAGCTGTGCATGCCGCAGAGCGAGGTCGGCCGGGCGCCCGAGGACCAGGCCTCCGCGGAAGAGTGGGCGTTCCAGACGGTGCTGggcatcatcctcgccggcctgctcaGGGAGGCCGTCGTGAGGGAGACGGGGGTTTGGATATCTCTCGCGTACCGTCTCATCCTGGAACACTGCCCGTCCAATACCGATGAGCGGTCTCGCGAGTGGCGACGCCTGTTCTCCGGTCTGCAG ATCGTGGATCTCGAACACGCGTCGATCCACCTCTCGTGTCCCGTCATCCCCATCGAAGCACCCCTGCCGAGGCTGAAGATCCCGATGCAGGACCAGCTCTACCGGCTGTCGAGGATGATGCACACCGGCCTGACGCACTTCACGGGCCGAGGTCTCCCGACGATCTGGTCGTGCTTCGAAGGCGAGCccagcgtcgtcgcccagatgtcctccgtctccttcagcggcgtcgatggcgccgtcatccgcgACTGGGCGCGGCAGCTGGACGACTGGCTTGTCGAGTTCAGCGACAAGGACTTCGATTCGGagcacgagaagaagctcgtgTTCCGCCAGTACATCCTGCACCGGCTCTTGGTCCTGTCCATATACCACCCGGCCAGGGGCTGCAATCTCTTCTCCAACACGACGCCCAAGGAGCAGCACGAGCTGCTCGtctcggcgcgggcggctGTCAAGCTCCAGATGTGCGACTCGTCCATCTGGTCCAACTGGGACCTGGTCATGATCACGTGGGCTGCTCTCATCGTACTCCAGGGGGTTGATGGAGGCGTCGGAGAACCTGATG ATTTGGAGAACGTAAATATCCATCTGCAAAAGTTGAAGGAGATGCATGAGCCGAAACCAAGCCTCAGAGGGATTCTAGCCTCGCGGCTTGATCAGAAGCTTCAGGGACTCCACACGCCCGCGTCCGGAGACGCCGAAGGCTTTGAGCAAGAAATACGCAACCTGGACAACTCATGGTACATCTTTGATCAAGCCAGCCTCCAGGCCGGATACAACCTCTGGTCGTATGAGACTCAGGGAGGCTAA